Proteins co-encoded in one Medicago truncatula cultivar Jemalong A17 chromosome 8, MtrunA17r5.0-ANR, whole genome shotgun sequence genomic window:
- the LOC25500731 gene encoding probable monogalactosyldiacylglycerol synthase, chloroplastic, producing MIRGLPIILNDYIAGQEAGNVSYVVENGCGKYSKLPKEIAKIVADWFGPKADELKEMSQNALKLARPDSVFRIVHDMHELVKQRSLLREYSCTA from the exons ATGATTCGAGGCCTacctattattttaaatgattacATTGCCGGGCAG GAAGCTGGCAATGTTTCCTATGTAGTTGAAAATGGATGTGGAAAGTACTCTAAATTGCCTAAGGAGATAGCGAAAATTGTTGCGGACTGGTTTGGTCCGAAGGCCGATGAACTAAAAGAAATGTCCCAAAATGCATTAAAACTAGCAAGGCCTGATTCTGTGTTCAGAATTGTCCATGACATGCACGAGCTAGTTAAACAAAGAAGCTTATTGAGAGAGTATTCTTGTACAGCTTAA
- the LOC112417114 gene encoding ER membrane protein complex subunit 4: MDKGKGVMGSSGRRWAVDFSDNSTSRDFIDPPGFSRASLNQDDSTLSRQKKDAESNWKSQKAWEVAQAPFKNLLMMGFMMWMAGNTVHLFSIGITFSALWQPISALQSVGKMFEPYKDAKVELLGPKLVFIALNLGGMLLGVWKLNSLGLLPTHTSDWVSSLAPAQEVEYSGGGLNFR, from the exons ATGGATAAAGGAAAGGGTGTGATGGGTTCTTCAGGACGAAGATGGGCCGTTGATTTCTCCGATAACTCAACTTCTCGCGATTTCATCGATCCTCCCGGTTTCTCACGCGCTTCCCTCAATCAAGACGATTCTACCCTTAGTCGCCAAAAGAAAGATGCTGAATCCAATTGGAAATCTCAG AAAGCTTGGGAAGTTGCACAAGCACCATTTAAGAACTTGTTAATGATGGGGTTTATGATGTGGATGGCTGGTAACACTGTTCACTTGTTTAGTATTGGTATTACCTTCTCAGCTCTTTGGCAACCCATAAGTGCCTTACAGAGTGTTGGAAAAA tGTTTGAACCTTACAAAGATGCTAAAGTGGAGCTTCTTGGGCCTAAGTTGGTATTCATTGCCCTTAATTTGGGAGGCATGTTACTAGGTGTTTGGAAG CTCAATTCATTGGGACTGCTTCCTACCCACACATCAGACTGGGTGTCATCCTTAGCACCTGCTCAG GAGGTGGAGTACTCAGGTGGGGGTCTAAATTTCCGTTGA